TCAAAACAGACGCATCACAGCCTTCGAGGAAACAATCGTGAAAGAAGAGACGAAGTGTCCCGGCCGCAGTTGTCGGTTGTTGACCTTGCTTGGCTATAACGGCATCACGCACGATTTTGTTGAAATCGGGGCATGTCTTTTGGTAATAATCTGTTCTCAAGATAGCTACACCAGAAGATACGGCTGGTGCGACaaggaagagaaaaaagaggagAATGAAGGGTGTAAGACTACAAGAGAGACGCATATTTGACGTTGGCAACGAGAATAGGGAATCAAATTTGAGAGATTGGTCTACGAGGTAGACTTCTCTACGGTAGATCTTCGTCGAAGGCAATTAGAAACGTAGAGGAAGAAAAGGCTTTGCGAGCTATTTCATGGCTTAGTAAGTTACCAAGAAGAGGCTACGTAAATGGGTGGTTTTTATTTCCTTATAcgttgtttttagtttttctatttttgtaatttatctattttttgtaTGGTTTAAAGTTGCATTGAATATGGTTCTTGATTTGTTTTGGTATATATAACTGGCGTAAAAGAAAGGAATACATGAACGTTTTGGTTATTTGTTACTTACAAAATCTTGCAAGTTATTATAGTTAATTAGTATAACATGACTGTCTCCAATCGTTTACTTTATTATTAGGTACATACAAATCTTGCAAGTTATTATAGTTACCAAACCGGTTCATGTACAAGGAATACATGAACTTGTTATAGTAAATTGATTATGTTGGATGAGTGTTGTATTGGCTTGGTGACATGTATTATTAAGGTTGAGTTAcgatatgttttataatttgatgtaaattttagtagaaaatATGTAATAGAAACTATACATTTATGT
The Brassica oleracea var. oleracea cultivar TO1000 unplaced genomic scaffold, BOL UnpScaffold02553, whole genome shotgun sequence genome window above contains:
- the LOC106321703 gene encoding peroxidase 65-like, yielding MRLSCSLTPFILLFFLFLVAPAVSSGVAILRTDYYQKTCPDFNKIVRDAVIAKQGQQPTTAAGTLRLFFHDCFLEGCDASVLIVTNSFNKAERDDDLNDSLPGDAFDIVNRIKTALELSCPGV